CTCTTGGTGGGGCGCCATAGCCACCTCTTGGACCACTGCTGTAACTGCCTCTTGGAGGCCCGCCGTATCCACCGCCGGTCACCTCTTGGGGCCCGTAGTCGCCTCTTGGACCACCGCCGTAACTGCCTCTTGGTGGGCCACCGAAACCGCGGTCACCACCTCTGGGGCCACCATAACTACCTCTTGGTGGACCGCCGTAACCGCCACGGAACCCGCCTCTTGGACCGTTGTTAAAACCGCCGCGGAAACCACCACGGAACCCACCTCTTGGACCACCTCTGAAACCACCACGGCCTCTGAATCCACCTCTGTTGGATCTTCTGATAGGAGGTGGGTTATCGTCTCTCTCGACGGTGATAACTTGACCCCTGAACTCGATGttgttcaacttcgtcAACGCATCCTCCAAAACTTCCTCTGAGGAGAATTCTAACGCACCGGTACCATCGAAGTCTCTGGTGTTAACACTGGAGAAAGTAGTGTCCAAGTTGTGTTCACGAGCCAAATCTTTCAACTCCTGCCAAGAGCAACCCTCTGGGAGattcctcatcatcatacGGTATCTCTTAGCTGGCATCTTGGAAAACACGACCTCCAAAGGTTGGTTGGCGAACAGTTTCCCGTTAACCTCCTCGATCGCTCTCGACGCAGAGTCTGCTTCCTCAAACTCGACAAAAGCGAATCCATTCAAGATCTTCACCTCCTTCATTGGACCGAAGGGACCAAATATCTCGTTCAATTCTGCATCTTGCACGTCAAAGGGGAAGTCTGACAAACAGTCTTGTCGTGGATAGTTCACCGTCCTGTTGGTCGTGATGGTTGTTGTGGTACTGGTTACCGTAACCGTATGGCTGACGACCGTGTTCACCGCCCATCGACTGTGGAGGAGGGTAGTATGGCTGTGGTTCTGGGTGTGTTGGAATGCGCGAGTCATCCATTGGGGCACGAGGGTACTCATGTTCTGGTTGTTCTGGATGTTGTGGTAGTTCCACCACAGCCAAGCTGGCGCAAGGCTACAGATGGGGCAGCATCGGCAGCTGGAGCTGCAGAAGCTGCAGCTTCATTCACCACTTCAGCAGCTGggggtggtggtggtggtgcagCGTCGTTGTTCTGCTGTTCCTccaccgcagcagcaggggcagcagcaggggcAGCCTCCTGTTGTGGCTGCTCCACAGGTGGGGCACTCTCCACCTGAGTGTGTTGTGCTTGTTCTTCGTGATCAGCTACAGTATCGGACATCTGTATTACTCTCTAGCTTGCTTCAACTACCTCTCTGTCATAAGAGTGAAACGTCAGTAACTGCTCAACAGCGTGTGACGTTTCTTTTAAAcacaaaatttgaaaattttcatcTTTGGAAAATTGAAATCCGGGTAAAGCCCCAGAAACTTTAACACCCAAAAACTTACAAAGCCctaatttcaaaataaaTTCTATTTATAAAGCCCTAACAGTGGGGTAACATCTAATTTACCAAGCCCTAAATTAGGGTTTAccctttttttcaaaaacccTAAATTAGGGCTATCTTTACTGGTTAAGCCCTAATTTAGGGCTTCAGGTCTTAAATTATATTCTGTTGTGATGCCCGCCTTTTCACACTTACTATACAGTGTGATTGAAAGGTTGATGCTATCAGAGTAAAGGTGTGTGCTTGTGTGTTGGTGGTCTGTATCGTCTGTACTCTTTTGGCATTCTAGCTGTGATACTATATTGTACGTCTAGTATACAAGTGTTCGCCTTTTTTTCGCTATGTTGAGGTGTCGACAGTCTCTGTTTAAAGGATCTTTTTGTCTTCGGAGGACTTTAGCTACTGCTTCATGGTCGCCGCACCTGGCAACGAAGTACCCAGTGGGTCAGGCGTTGCACGGATACGAGATCAAGAGGGTATTGCCCGTTCCAGAATGGAGGTTGGTTGCCGTGGATTTGGTCCATGGGCAAACTGGAGCGCAACATTTGCACTTAGATAGGGCCGACAACAATAACGTGTTCAGTATTGGGTTTAGAACGCTGCCGCCGGACTCTACAGGTGTTCCGCATATTTTGGAGCATACGACTCTGTGTGGGTCAGTGAAGTACCCTGTACATGAccccttcttcaagatgttgaacaaatctCTCGCAAACTTTATGAACGCAATGACGGGTCCACATTACactttcttccccttcGCGACGACTAACGGTAGGGATTTTGCTAATCTGAGGGACGTTTACTTGGATTCGATACTAAACCCTCTGCTCAAATGGGAAGACTTCGTACAGGAAGGTTGGCGGCTTGAGAACAGGGACTTGGAAGACAAGACGAGCGAGATCGTGTTTAAGGGCGTCGTGTACAACGAGATGAAGGGACAGATCTCGAACGCAGACTACTTCTTCTGGTCGCAGTTCCAACAGGCACTGTACCCGGACCTGAATAACTCCGGTGGGGACCCTCAGAAGATTACCGACCTTACGTACGAGGACCTTGTGAAGTTTCACAGGAACAATTACCATGCATCGAATGCAAGGACGTTCACTTACGGGGATTTCCCATTGGAGGACACTCTGAAGAGACTGAACAAGGAGTTTGTAGAGTTTGGGAGGAGACAGTCACCTCGAGCTTTGAAACAACTCGACTTTGACAAAGACATGCACATTGTTAAACAGGGCCAGTTCGACCCGATGTTGCCAGAGGAGAAACAAACTAAGACTTCTATGACGTGGAAGATTGGGGATTCGAAAGATACCTATGAGACTTTCCTGTGGAGGGTTTTAGGGAACATCCTGATGGACGGACAATCGTCAGTACTGTACCAGCGGCTGATAGATACCGGGATAGGTACGGAGTTCACAGTGAACTGCGGAGTGGATACACTTCTAGATACAAATGTGCTGACGGTTGGTGTTACTGGGGTTTCCGACGTGGACGCGTTCCGGGCTTGCGTTAATGATGTGTTCCAAAAGGTCGCCGTGGCACCCATCGAAGAAATGAAGGTGAACGCTATCATTCAACAGCTGGAACTGAG
This sequence is a window from Huiozyma naganishii CBS 8797 chromosome 3, complete genome. Protein-coding genes within it:
- the NPL3 gene encoding mRNA-binding protein NPL3 (similar to Saccharomyces cerevisiae NPL3 (YDR432W); ancestral locus Anc_5.542) codes for the protein MSTLVPQWMTRAFQHTQNHSHTTLLHSRWAVNTVVSHTVTVTSTTTTITTNRTVNYPRQDCLSDFPFDVQDAELNEIFGPFGPMKEVKILNGFAFVEFEEADSASRAIEEVNGKLFANQPLEVVFSKMPAKRYRMMMRNLPEGCSWQELKDLAREHNLDTTFSSVNTRDFDGTGALEFSSEEVLEDALTKLNNIEFRGQVITVERDDNPPPIRRSNRGGFRGRGGFRGGPRGGFRGGFRGGFNNGPRGGFRGGYGGPPRGSYGGPRGGDRGFGGPPRGSYGGGPRGDYGPQEVTGGGYGGPPRGSYSSGPRGGYGAPPRGGYGGGAPRGDYGAPRDSYRSRDFAPREHSPTR